The following coding sequences are from one Hydra vulgaris chromosome 04, alternate assembly HydraT2T_AEP window:
- the LOC100209858 gene encoding protein PFC0760c, with protein sequence MTQPIDGKSQVKEDHKQSFSDVYDEFSRFLNDEMVIDRENFNKIDFTPNNSLENKKYKMQEAKTSKTCFEDFNKRNSCQNNVEDKRFSCTSDAEDGDSGFRDITEEDSGSEILRNVFDTEDDTTSFKRFACDFSDNEENDNEETLTFKMPADTPKSNHLYQKNGRTETMNINLLRSTIIELERALSDSNSLLEKRDEEINNLRAQNACLNSKLHNESKNNKQLKRDNVALIKEKDEKINQLKSEIALVDKKNISQINFDESANKNFSSSNSSKSDVESEKNLSCCFRTQNTSQYVAKDLSTENKKNSSSLKCKNNSENLLCTDKNACFEKPKISSEKPSKIELQAQLRMNFMRDAFFYYMIGFHSDEQLNAILAILDYGDKRRDFILEAHKMKKLGKKLNATNVSTRLLTFVQEEAT encoded by the coding sequence ATGACACAACCAATCGATGGCAAATCTCAAGTTAAAGAAGACCATAAACAATCTTTTAGTGACGTTTATGATGAATTTTCTCGGTTTTTAAACGACGAAATGGTTATTGATAGagaaaatttcaacaaaatagaTTTTACACCTAATAATTCATTagagaacaaaaaatataaaatgcaagAAGCAAAGACTTCTAAAACATGTTTTGAAGACTTTAACAAACGTAATTCATGCCAAAATAATGTAGAAGATAAACGTTTTTCGTGCACAAGTGATGCAGAGGACGGAGATAGTGGTTTTCGTGATATAACGGAAGAAGATTCTGGTTCTGAAATTTTAAGAAACGTTTTTGACACAGAAGACGACACCACAAGTTTTAAAAGGTTTGCATGCGATTTTTCAGATAATGAAGAAAACGACAACGAAGAAACGTTAACGTTCAAAATGCCAGCTGATACTCCTAAGTCTAACcatctttatcaaaaaaacggACGAACAGAGacaatgaatataaacttacTACGTTCTACCATTATTGAGTTAGAACGTGCTTTATCCGACAGTAATAGTTTGCTTGAAAAACGCgatgaagaaataaataatttgcgTGCTCAAAACGCTTGTTTAAACAGTAAGTTGCACAACGAATCAAAGAATAACAAACAACTAAAACGAGATAACGTGgctttaattaaagaaaaagacGAAAAAATTAATCAGTTAAAAAGTGAAATTGCTCtggttgacaaaaaaaatattagccaGATAAATTTTGACGAGtcagcaaataaaaattttagttcttCAAATAGTTCTAAAAGCGACGTagaatctgaaaaaaatttgtcttgttGTTTTCGGACTCAGAACACTTCTCAATATGTTGCTAAAGATCTATCAACtgagaataaaaagaatagttCTTCcttgaaatgtaaaaataattctgAAAACTTATTATGCACTGATAAAAATGCCTGCTTTGAAAAGCCAAAGATTTCTTCAGAAAAACCTTCTAAAATAGAACTTCAAGCGCAACTACGTATGAATTTTATGAGAGATGCTTTTTTCTACTATATGATAGGTTTCCATTCCGACGAGCAGTTAAACGCAATTCTAGCAATTTTAGACTACGGAGATAAACGAAGAGATTTTATATTGGAGGcgcataaaatgaaaaaacttggTAAAAAACTAAACGCAACAAACGTTTCAACAAGATTGCTAACTTTTGTTCAAGAAGAAGCCACctaa